One window of the Ictidomys tridecemlineatus isolate mIctTri1 chromosome 11, mIctTri1.hap1, whole genome shotgun sequence genome contains the following:
- the Cptp gene encoding ceramide-1-phosphate transfer protein produces MDGLEAEFNLKLVLVSFQQCLSEEEEVLLDHYIAGWKGLVRFLNSLGTIFSFISKDVVSKLQIMERLRSSPQHEHYMSLQSMVAYEVGNKLVDLDRRSRHPTSGCRTLLRLHRALRWLQLFLEGLRTSPEDARTSALCTDSYNASLAAYHPWIVRQAVTVAFCTLPTRKIFLEAMNVGSPEQAVEMLGEALPFIQRVYEVSQKVYAEHSLLDLP; encoded by the exons ATGGATGGCTTGGAGGCGGAGTTCAACCTGAAGCTTGTGCTGGTCAGCTTCCAGCAATGTCTCAGCGAGGAGGAAGAAGTACTGCTGGACCACTACATCGCCGGCTGGAAGGGGCTGGTCAG GTTTCTGAATAGCCTAGGCACCATCTTCTCCTTCATCTCAAAGGATGTGGTCTCCAAGCTGCAGATTATGGAGCGTCTACGCAGCAGCCCCCAACATGAGCACTACATGAGCCTGCAGTCCATGGTGGCCTACGAGGTGGGCAATAAGCTGGTGGACCTCGATCGCCGCTCCCGCCACCCAACCTCAGGCTGCCGGACCTTGCTGCGCCTGCACCGAGCTCTGCGCTGGCTACAACTGTTCCTGGAGGGCCTGCGCACCAGCCCTGAGGATGCACGCACCTCCGCACTCTGTACCGACTCCTACAATGCCTCCCTGGCCGCCTACCACCCCTGGATTGTGCGCCAGGCAGTCACCGTGGCCTTCTGCACACTGCCCACACGCAAGATCTTCCTTGAGGCCATGAACGTGGGGTCCCCGGAGCAGGCTGTGGAGATGCTGGGCGAAGCCCTGCCCTTCATCCAGCGTGTGTACGAAGTCTCACAGAAAGTCTATGCAGAACACTCCCTGTTGGACTTGCCTTAG